One Equus asinus isolate D_3611 breed Donkey chromosome 26, EquAss-T2T_v2, whole genome shotgun sequence genomic window carries:
- the ANKRD27 gene encoding ankyrin repeat domain-containing protein 27 isoform X2 encodes MTLMKQAVEVYVQHDIYDLIFKYVGTMEASEDAAFNKITRSLQDLQQKDIGVKPEFSFNIPRAKRELAQLNKCTSPQQKLVCLRKVVQLITQSPSHRVNLETMCADDLLSVLLYLLVKTEIPNWMANLSYIKNFRFCSSAKDELGYCLTSVEAAIEYIRQGNLSAKPPEAEGFGDRLFLKQRMSLLSQMTSTPTDCLFKHIASGNQKEVERLLSQEDQDKDAVQKMCHPLCFCDDCEQLVSGRLNDPSVVTPFSRDDRGHTPLHVAALCGQAALIDLLVSKGAVVNATDYHGATPLHLACQKGYQSVTLLLLHYKASPEVQDNNGCTALHLACTYGHEDCVKALVYYDVQSCRLDIGNEKGDTPLHIAARWGYQGIIETLLQNGASTEIQNRLKETPLACALNSKILSIMEAQHLSFERRQKSSEVPAQPPQRSVDSVSQGSSTSSFSSVSASSRPEEPKKDYREVEKLLRAVADGDLEMVRYLLEWTEEDLDEVEDAVSAADLELCHPLCQCPKCAPAQKKLAKIPANGLGVNVTNQDGASPLHVAALHGRADLVPLLLKHGASAGARNVSQAVPLHLACQQGHFQVVKYLLDSNAKPNKKDISGNTPLIYACSNGHHEVAALLLQHGASINVSNNKGNTALHEAVMEKHVLVVELLLLHGASVQVLNKRQCTAIDCAEQNSKIMELLQVVPNCVATLDDVGETDHQEYVTVKIRKKWNSKMYDLPDEPFPRQFYCVPSLGQFKGRTSRDIMARDRSVPNLTEGSVHEPGRPTVTREQAKRPEQSRSQTADTGGGEQPERPRLKKAAPGTRRMLRRHTVDDAVGAKGPETAGGLATPREASISQF; translated from the exons ATGACGCTGATGAAGCAGGCGGTGGAG GTGTACGTCCAGCATGATATTTATGATCTGATCTTTAAATACGTCGGGACCATGGAGGCCAGCGAG GATGCTGCCTTTAACAAAATCACGAGAAGCCTTCAAGACCTTCAGCAGAAAGATATTGGTGTGAAGCCTGAGTTCAG CTTCAACATACCTCGTGCAAAGAGGGAGCTGGCTCAGCTGAACAAGTGCACCTCCCCACAACAGAAGCTGGTTTGTTTGCGAAAGGTCGTGCAGCTCATTACTCAGTCTCCTAGTCACAGAG TTAACTTGGAGACCATGTGTGCTGATGATCTGCTGTCAGTCCTGTTATACCTGCTTGTGAAAACAGAGATCCCTAATTG gatgGCAAATTTGAGTTATATCAAAAACTTCAGATTTTGCAGCTCAGCAAAAGATGAATTGGGATACTGCCTGACCTCAGTTGAGGCTGCAATCGAATACATTCGGCAAGGAAACCTCTCTGCTAAACCGCCC GAGGCTGAGGGGTTTGGTGACAGACTGTTCCTTAAGCAGAGAATGAGCCTGCTGTCTCAGATGACTTCCACTCCCACTGACTGCCTGTTTAAG CACATTGCATCGGGTAACCAGAAGGAAGTGGAAAGACTTTTGAGCCAAGAAGACCAAGACAAAGATGCCGTCCAAAAGATGTGTCACCCTCTGTGCTTCTGTGACGACTGCGAGCAGCTGGTCTCCGG GAGGCTGAATGATCCCTCAGTTGTCACTCCATTCTCCAGAGATGACAGGGGTCATACACCGCTCCATGTGGCTGCCCTCTGTG GGCAGGCGGCCCTCATCGACCTCCTGGTTTCCAAAGGCGCTGTGGTGAATGCCACGGACTATCACGGGGCCACTCCGCTTCATCTCGCCTGCCAGAAGGGCTATCAGAGCGTGACG CTGCTACTGTTGCACTACAAAGCCAGCCCCGAGGTGCAGGACAACAACGGCTGCACCGCTCTGCACCTGGCCTGCACCTACGGCCACGAAGAC TGTGTGAAGGCTTTGGTCTACTACGATGTGCAGTCGTGCAGACTCGATATCGGTAACGAGAAAGGAGACACTCCCCTGCACATAGCAGCCCGGTGGGGATACCAGGGCATCATAGAGACTTTGCTACAAAACGGAGCGTCCACGGAGATCCAGAACAGGCTGAAAGAAACGCCCCTCGCGTGTGCGCTAAACTCAAAG ATTCTGTCCATCATGGAAGCCCAGCACCTGTCCTTCGAAAGGAGGCAAAAGTCTTCAGAG GTCCCTGCGCAGCCCCCTCAGCGCTCTGTGGATTCCGTCAGCCAGGGGTCCTCCACCTCCAGCTTCTCCTCCGTGTCAGCAAGCTCCAGACCAGAGGAGCCCAAGAAGGACTACAGAGAG gtAGAAAAACTTTTAAGAGCAGTTGCCGATGGAGATCTAGAAATG GTGCGTTACCTTCTGGAGTGGACTGAGGAGGACCTGGATGAAGTGGAGGATGCTGTCAGTGCCGCGGATCTTGAACTGTGTCACCCCTTGTGCCAGTGCCCCAAATGTGCTCCAGCTCAGAAG AAGCTGGCCAAGATTCCTGCCAATGGGCTTGGTGTGAATGTGACCAACCAGGATGGTGCCTCCCCACTGCACGTTGCTGCCCTGCACGGTCGAGCGGACCTTGTCCCCCTCCTGTTGAAGCATGGTGCCAGTGCGGGTGCCAGAAACGTCAGCCAGGCTGTCCCACTCCACCTGGCCTGCCAGCAGGGCCACTTCCAG GTGGTGAAGTATCTATTAGATTCCAATGCAAAACCCAATAAGAAGGATATAAGTGGAAACACGCCCCTCATTTACGCCTGTTCCAACGGCCACCACGAAGTCGCGGCACTGTTGCTGCAG CACGGGGCCTCCATTAACGTTTCCAACAACAAGGGCAACACGGCGCTGCATGAGGCTGTGATGGAGAAGCATGTCTTGGTGgtggagctgctgctgcttcacGGAGCGTCAGTCCAGGTCTTGAACAAGAGGCAGTGCACAGCCATAGACTGTGCCGAGCAG AATTCAAAAATAATGGAATTACTTCAAGTCGTACCAAACTGTGTGGCCACGTTAGATGATGTTGGCGAAACAGACCACCAGGAATACGTTACTGTTAAGATCAGGAAAAAAT GGAACTCAAAAATGTATGACCTACCAGATGAACCTTTTCCTAGACAGTTTTACTGTGTCCCCTCGCTTGGTCAGTTTAA GGGAAGGACTTCAAGGGACATTATGGCAAGAGATAGAAGTGTCCCTAATCTTACTGAAGGTTCTGTGCATGAG CCAGGGAGGCCCACAGTCACACGGGAACAGGCTAAGCGGCCGGAGCAGAGCAGATCACAGACGGCTGACACAGGAGGGGGTGAGCAGCCCGAGAGGCCCAGACTGAAAAAGGCTGCTCCTGGGACCAGGCGAATGCTGCGGAGACACACTGTTGATGACGCAGTCGGAGCCAAGGGCCCAGAGACTGCTGGTGGCCTGGCCACTCCCCGCGAGGCCAGTATTTCCCAGTTTTAA
- the ANKRD27 gene encoding ankyrin repeat domain-containing protein 27 isoform X1: protein MALYDEDLMKNPFYLALQKWRPDLCSKVAQIHGIVLVPCKGSLSSSVQSACQFESYVLRPVEEHFQTLNGKDVFIQGNRIKLGAGFACLLSVPILFEETFYNEKEESFSILCIAHPLEKRESSEEPSTPSDSFSLKTIEDVREFLGRHSERFDRNITSFQRTFRECERKSLRHHIDSVNALYTKCLQQLLRDSHLKVLAKQEAQMTLMKQAVEVYVQHDIYDLIFKYVGTMEASEDAAFNKITRSLQDLQQKDIGVKPEFSFNIPRAKRELAQLNKCTSPQQKLVCLRKVVQLITQSPSHRVNLETMCADDLLSVLLYLLVKTEIPNWMANLSYIKNFRFCSSAKDELGYCLTSVEAAIEYIRQGNLSAKPPEAEGFGDRLFLKQRMSLLSQMTSTPTDCLFKHIASGNQKEVERLLSQEDQDKDAVQKMCHPLCFCDDCEQLVSGRLNDPSVVTPFSRDDRGHTPLHVAALCGQAALIDLLVSKGAVVNATDYHGATPLHLACQKGYQSVTLLLLHYKASPEVQDNNGCTALHLACTYGHEDCVKALVYYDVQSCRLDIGNEKGDTPLHIAARWGYQGIIETLLQNGASTEIQNRLKETPLACALNSKILSIMEAQHLSFERRQKSSEVPAQPPQRSVDSVSQGSSTSSFSSVSASSRPEEPKKDYREVEKLLRAVADGDLEMVRYLLEWTEEDLDEVEDAVSAADLELCHPLCQCPKCAPAQKKLAKIPANGLGVNVTNQDGASPLHVAALHGRADLVPLLLKHGASAGARNVSQAVPLHLACQQGHFQVVKYLLDSNAKPNKKDISGNTPLIYACSNGHHEVAALLLQHGASINVSNNKGNTALHEAVMEKHVLVVELLLLHGASVQVLNKRQCTAIDCAEQNSKIMELLQVVPNCVATLDDVGETDHQEYVTVKIRKKWNSKMYDLPDEPFPRQFYCVPSLGQFKGRTSRDIMARDRSVPNLTEGSVHEPGRPTVTREQAKRPEQSRSQTADTGGGEQPERPRLKKAAPGTRRMLRRHTVDDAVGAKGPETAGGLATPREASISQF from the exons TGATGAAGATCTCATGAAAAATCCTTTCTATCTGGCTCTTCAGAAGTGGCGTCCTGACTTGTGCAGCAAGGTGGCCCAAATCCATGGCATT gtGTTGGTACCCTGCAAAGGAAGCCTGTCCAGCAGTGTTCAGTCTGCGTGTCAGTTCGAGTCCTATGTTCTGAGACCGGTGGAAGAGCACTTCCAGACcttaaatggaaag GATGTCTTTATACAAGGAAACAGGATTAAATTAGGAGCTGGTTTCGCCTGTCTTCTCTCAGTGCCCATTCTCTTTGAAGAAACTTTctacaatgaaaaagaagaaagtttcagCATACTGTGTATAGCTCATCctttggaaaagagagagagctcag AGGAGCCTTCAACACCCTCAGATTCCTTCTCTCTGAAAACCATCGAAGATGTGAGAGAGTTTTTGGGAAGACACTCGGAGAGATTTGACAGGAACATCACCTCTTTCCAGCGAACATTCAGGGAGTGTGAAAGGAAGAGCCTCCGTCATCACATA GACTCGGTGAACGCTCTCTACACCAAATGCCTCCAGCAGCTGCTGAGGGACTCCCACCTG AAAGTGCTCGCCAAGCAGGAGGCCCAGATGACGCTGATGAAGCAGGCGGTGGAG GTGTACGTCCAGCATGATATTTATGATCTGATCTTTAAATACGTCGGGACCATGGAGGCCAGCGAG GATGCTGCCTTTAACAAAATCACGAGAAGCCTTCAAGACCTTCAGCAGAAAGATATTGGTGTGAAGCCTGAGTTCAG CTTCAACATACCTCGTGCAAAGAGGGAGCTGGCTCAGCTGAACAAGTGCACCTCCCCACAACAGAAGCTGGTTTGTTTGCGAAAGGTCGTGCAGCTCATTACTCAGTCTCCTAGTCACAGAG TTAACTTGGAGACCATGTGTGCTGATGATCTGCTGTCAGTCCTGTTATACCTGCTTGTGAAAACAGAGATCCCTAATTG gatgGCAAATTTGAGTTATATCAAAAACTTCAGATTTTGCAGCTCAGCAAAAGATGAATTGGGATACTGCCTGACCTCAGTTGAGGCTGCAATCGAATACATTCGGCAAGGAAACCTCTCTGCTAAACCGCCC GAGGCTGAGGGGTTTGGTGACAGACTGTTCCTTAAGCAGAGAATGAGCCTGCTGTCTCAGATGACTTCCACTCCCACTGACTGCCTGTTTAAG CACATTGCATCGGGTAACCAGAAGGAAGTGGAAAGACTTTTGAGCCAAGAAGACCAAGACAAAGATGCCGTCCAAAAGATGTGTCACCCTCTGTGCTTCTGTGACGACTGCGAGCAGCTGGTCTCCGG GAGGCTGAATGATCCCTCAGTTGTCACTCCATTCTCCAGAGATGACAGGGGTCATACACCGCTCCATGTGGCTGCCCTCTGTG GGCAGGCGGCCCTCATCGACCTCCTGGTTTCCAAAGGCGCTGTGGTGAATGCCACGGACTATCACGGGGCCACTCCGCTTCATCTCGCCTGCCAGAAGGGCTATCAGAGCGTGACG CTGCTACTGTTGCACTACAAAGCCAGCCCCGAGGTGCAGGACAACAACGGCTGCACCGCTCTGCACCTGGCCTGCACCTACGGCCACGAAGAC TGTGTGAAGGCTTTGGTCTACTACGATGTGCAGTCGTGCAGACTCGATATCGGTAACGAGAAAGGAGACACTCCCCTGCACATAGCAGCCCGGTGGGGATACCAGGGCATCATAGAGACTTTGCTACAAAACGGAGCGTCCACGGAGATCCAGAACAGGCTGAAAGAAACGCCCCTCGCGTGTGCGCTAAACTCAAAG ATTCTGTCCATCATGGAAGCCCAGCACCTGTCCTTCGAAAGGAGGCAAAAGTCTTCAGAG GTCCCTGCGCAGCCCCCTCAGCGCTCTGTGGATTCCGTCAGCCAGGGGTCCTCCACCTCCAGCTTCTCCTCCGTGTCAGCAAGCTCCAGACCAGAGGAGCCCAAGAAGGACTACAGAGAG gtAGAAAAACTTTTAAGAGCAGTTGCCGATGGAGATCTAGAAATG GTGCGTTACCTTCTGGAGTGGACTGAGGAGGACCTGGATGAAGTGGAGGATGCTGTCAGTGCCGCGGATCTTGAACTGTGTCACCCCTTGTGCCAGTGCCCCAAATGTGCTCCAGCTCAGAAG AAGCTGGCCAAGATTCCTGCCAATGGGCTTGGTGTGAATGTGACCAACCAGGATGGTGCCTCCCCACTGCACGTTGCTGCCCTGCACGGTCGAGCGGACCTTGTCCCCCTCCTGTTGAAGCATGGTGCCAGTGCGGGTGCCAGAAACGTCAGCCAGGCTGTCCCACTCCACCTGGCCTGCCAGCAGGGCCACTTCCAG GTGGTGAAGTATCTATTAGATTCCAATGCAAAACCCAATAAGAAGGATATAAGTGGAAACACGCCCCTCATTTACGCCTGTTCCAACGGCCACCACGAAGTCGCGGCACTGTTGCTGCAG CACGGGGCCTCCATTAACGTTTCCAACAACAAGGGCAACACGGCGCTGCATGAGGCTGTGATGGAGAAGCATGTCTTGGTGgtggagctgctgctgcttcacGGAGCGTCAGTCCAGGTCTTGAACAAGAGGCAGTGCACAGCCATAGACTGTGCCGAGCAG AATTCAAAAATAATGGAATTACTTCAAGTCGTACCAAACTGTGTGGCCACGTTAGATGATGTTGGCGAAACAGACCACCAGGAATACGTTACTGTTAAGATCAGGAAAAAAT GGAACTCAAAAATGTATGACCTACCAGATGAACCTTTTCCTAGACAGTTTTACTGTGTCCCCTCGCTTGGTCAGTTTAA GGGAAGGACTTCAAGGGACATTATGGCAAGAGATAGAAGTGTCCCTAATCTTACTGAAGGTTCTGTGCATGAG CCAGGGAGGCCCACAGTCACACGGGAACAGGCTAAGCGGCCGGAGCAGAGCAGATCACAGACGGCTGACACAGGAGGGGGTGAGCAGCCCGAGAGGCCCAGACTGAAAAAGGCTGCTCCTGGGACCAGGCGAATGCTGCGGAGACACACTGTTGATGACGCAGTCGGAGCCAAGGGCCCAGAGACTGCTGGTGGCCTGGCCACTCCCCGCGAGGCCAGTATTTCCCAGTTTTAA